Genomic segment of Apium graveolens cultivar Ventura chromosome 7, ASM990537v1, whole genome shotgun sequence:
CAACCAAGTAAACTTGTTGTTTAGCATTTTTATTAACATCTAGATTATGGAAAACATGTGAACTTAGACATATCATTCTGCATACAAGATGTGACGAGGAGTTGCATTACAGGCAGCAACTAGAAAGTAGAAACCTTAGGATTAAATCATATCAAGTACAATTAGACAAACACTTCCTAGATATGGGTTTCAAGTTGTGCATTAATAAAGGCTGTCAACTAAAATACTAATATTGTCATCAAAccaaaaagaaaatgaaaaaggaaaGGGATCATCAGAATTACAATGCACAAAGGTTCAAGTTAcagattttgaatcctttgaAACACAAGAGTAGGGCACACTAACCACTAGACTTTGTCATGACTATAATTTTCTGACCTCATAATAGCTAATAAAGTAATGCACCACAAAATCTTTAGTTACTAACTATAAGAATGTACACGAGCTACTCTATACCCATTCTTAATGTTACAACACAATAGGGTGATCTTTGCAGGTATCAAGTACAGTACATGGTTTGGTTATTTATGTCAGCAGAGCACATGTTAaatagtactccctccgtcccactggattgtttacattacttttcggcacgcttttcaatgctcgtttaaagtatacttccataatatattttaaaaaaaaaaattatgaaaaaaagtttcatgtttaaacttttattcaaaaaaaattttaagaaaaaaacattatgaaactatattttattgaagtctcgaaatacgtgcaaacagTGTATGTAAACTATTCagcgggacggagggagtaagcACACAAGCATTCCTTGGCTTATAACTTACCATATACCCTTCTCTTGATAATAAGAGGTTGAGGGTTTAGGCCTCCTAAGGGCTTGTGTGATAATTTAAATTCTGGCACATGATCAGAAAGAGAAGAATGTAAATTACTAATAGCAATTGAAAGGAAAGCCTCTTCTATTtgacataatatatatatatatataccttttGTTGGGATTGGATAGAGTACATAATTCGCTTCACTTGGGTAAATTAAGTAGCAATTATAGTTATTGATATCCCTTcacatttatatttattttaaggATATAAACATAATAGGTTTACCCATGCACATGCACATGCGGTAAGGTATTACCACATGGAGCAAAATAGCTCTTTTCACAAAGACTGCTGCTAATCTACTATCAAATTGCTTACATAGCTACAATAATACAAGGATTATTGAACAATTGACAACTTCTGTAAATTTAGTTCGTGTCCAGAAGAAGTTATATTCAATAGTGAACTTGGATATATCTCTCATACACTTCTCTTCATTTTGAAGCACCATACTGAAAGCTAAGCCTACCAAAACTTAGAAGGGGCCTCACTTGTACACCTAATAACTGAAATCTGTTTCATTATGAAATGACCCTTTCATCCCAAAACTGCTCCTTATATTTCAGCAACGTCTCGCTAGAAAAATCTGCCACTACCCACATCTCTAGAAGAAGCAAAATTTTAGTAAAAATCTGGTAAAACCAATGGCGTGATTTTCCCTGGGAAAATTTATCACCTTGATATAAGAACAGGCAACTAGCACTCTTAGACATGTTCAATATCAACGCACTATAATATCACTTGATAATTGTTTAATAGTTTAATAATAATACGTAATAACGAACTCCAAGAAAGTGTTTACATGGAGTAGTAATATCCCCCAACATGTGGGCCTTAACTGACTACCAAATTCTTTCGCATGACACAATTTTGACAAGGAACAGCCAACAACAATATTGTAATCTTCTCTGTGTTTCTCTCCACTTATCTCTATCTCAAACACTTCTAGCAGCTCATGGTTTCCTATCACTGACCATCACGAAAAACATCCTCCAATTTCTTCCTGTGTCAACATTATAAATTACCCCATAACTACACCTCCTTTCGCAGCAAAACTAGTTTATCATCGACAGTTCAAACATGAAGGTTAGTCTGTGTTAATCAAATTTACTTTACATACAAAGCTTTTAAGCATTATATTTACTGTTGCAGGTTCTGAGTTGGATGTACCGAAAATCAAGGAAAGAAAGCACTGAGCCCCTAAAAAAAATATCATTTGGTTAGTCCACCTTGCCCAATCCACTGTATCTTATTTGTACTTCTTTTCATTAAGTTCTCCTCCACTGCCATTTACTGACTCGAACACCATAAACTGCTGACTTCTCATGACCAGATAATGAGAAATAAATGCATATACTCACCTGGGTCAGGCGCTTGAAACTACAGACAGTTCAAAGCAATCAATGAAAACCTCCTATTGAAAACATACATCACTAACACTAAATATGAAAGATCAGCTGTTCGTCCTGTTAACTAACCATTATAGTGAATTATTTCAGGGAACTCCTGTTCTTGTCTATCTGCACAGCTGTCACTTGACGAGCACCAACACCAGTTACAACCCAGCTACACCTCTGCAAACGCAAAGCAGACCAAACGGGAATGTTCAAGATATTCTTCTAATGGCCTCAAGTCAGATGAGGAAGAAGCCTCTGAACAAGAATCCGCCATCATGATGTCTGAGCTCTTCCGTGGTTTTCTAACAATTGGAACACTCGGTTCAGAACCTAATGTTGCAGAGCCTACAACACCAAAGTTTGCTATATCTTGTCAGAGTGTATATGAGGAAGAAACTTTAGTGAAAGAGACGGGGTTAAAGCTTATACATTATGAGTTAGAAAAGTTTCTTGAAGCTGAAGCAAACTATGTTAATTATGACTCGTCAGAAAGGAGCAGCTTTGTTAGCACTATTACGCTCAGTGGTTATCAAATTGAAGGGACTGATGCCGAAGAAGATAAAAACATGGTGGCATGCCCACTACAGCAGTATCTATTTAATTCATCGATAGAATATCCAGAAATAGGAGAAGAGACGAAGAAAGAAAAGCAATCCCTTGGGGAGCTCTttgaaaatgataaaaataaccCTGAGCAACAAAAGGAACAAAATGCAGAAGGCAGGACGGCAACTAAAGGAACATGTGCCTTAAAGTTCATGAAGAAGATGCTTAGAAAAAATCATTCTACCTCAAGGAGAAGCGGAGCTTCTGCTAATGATCATGCTGCTGGCAATGCCTCAACTAAGAAGAAACTCCCTAAGGTTGGTCACCTAATACTAATTCTCTTATTATTTTCATGAAAACTTTTAACAAAAAAGAATAAAAGCTATAGACATATAGTTATGCCATGTAGAGTGTATATTCCCTAGCCTTTTATAGTGCTTCAATATTCTTTTGAACAGATGCTTAAACCATAAATTTTTATAATCTTAGATCATAAAGAAATAACACAAAAAGCACATAGATAATTCCTTTGACTATTATCAGGGAGAAAGTCATATTACCAAGTCAAAACATCACACGTAAACAATTTCTTGTGTTTCTATGCATACATGCAAATCTTAAGAGTGTTACAGAAAAGGATTCATATCACCAAGTCAATAATCTTACGTTGTAATGAACCAACACGAAAATCATAATGATAATCTCTTTGACTATTTTCAAGTAGTGGGTCATATTACCAAGTCAAAACATCACAAGTAAACTAAATGTCGGGTTTCTATGCATAGCAGGTCTTAAAACTGTTGCAGAAAAGGATTTATCCAGAAATATCAATATTTCCTGGACATAAAATGACCAAGTCACGCAAATATGAGAACAAAATCAGACATCAAGATGGAGCTGTGCCAATCCTAAAAAAAGGCAATCACAAATTTCCAAACAAGgctattttgaaaaaaaaatgcaATCTCTGTGAGCAATAACCATGACAGCTTCGAAAGGAGCCATTCAGTTGGAAATGGGGGACACTGGATTAAAACAGATGCAGACTGTAAGTACCAATTGTCTTTGCATACTCAGAATGCTAACACAGTCTAAAGATTAGTAAATCTAAACTCAAAAGCAGCACATAACATATTAAAATAGATATACATGCCCGCACAAATTCACATGCccacaaacaaatatatattaaaagaaaattaaaatattctTTTATCTTAGTTGATGTATTAGCGCACCCAGAATATGTTACATATAAGTACTTAAAAGTACTACGAAAGAGCTACCATCTGTTTGTTTCACACTCTTCACTGTTATCACTGCAGATCTCGTGCTAGAGCTCTAAAAAGCCAAACAATACATTCATATTCTCCTGATCTCGTCTTTGCCATTTAAGTGTGATGCGTGAGTTTAATCGCATGGTTTATTGTTTTGGTAAGTATCATGTTAGTCATGTGGTATGAGTGATAGTGATCTCAAGTCAAGTGAAAGTTTTTATATCAAGGTAACTCTGGTCATAATAGTTGTTACGTAATCTTGACATAGTTGCCAAGGAAGTGTAATAATGTGCAAAATCCAAGGATGTGTAATAATGTGCAAATCGTTACTGCTATAACAGCATAGTTGTTTGAAGCAAAAGAGCTAAGAAGCACACTAATTAAATGAAAAGGCAACACATGTATATACAATGATTAATTGTTATCTTGATTTTATGTGTTCAATCTTGTTTAAAATATTTTTGGGTACTTATTGATAGATACAATATTTTTGTACAAGAGACACAAATTCCAgttaaatatttatgaattttgTGTTTCACGTTCTTTAGTGTTTTTATTACATGAAAATATCTCACGTCATGTTCTCGTCTAGATCACGTGTGTAACACGAAAGTGCACAACTAGATATAATTTCATTTCTTACTATATTATTTATTACAATTAACTGCCGTGTTGTGTTGTGTAGACACAATTTCTTCTGTCAATTACTAACATACAAAAAAAGGGTCTTGTTTGGGTTTAAAAAACATGAGAAGGAAATACAAACCATGTCTAATCATTGAGTTTAAATTtcttataatatatatatatatatatattgtatgtaTGTATTAACTTATTATATAAATCCCGCCTTATCGCACATCTAGGCTTCGGTGGAACCTCATGCCTCTCGCCTTCAAAAAAATAGGTTCCTTATAAACCTTGTGCTTAAAATGGAAACGTAATTCTATTAAAGATGTATGATCCATATTAGTGGATTTGCTTTGACCTATTAGCTCaaagtttaaaaaaaaaattaaaggaaGCTTGGTTTAGCTTGAGACCTCAAGTCAAATCCTTGGTAAATGGTACCTCTAAAAAAACAATATAATGAATCAAACCAAGCACTGAAATGGTTGTTTCTACAGGGATCCCTAACCTATTAGAAAACgcttgaaaatttttgaaaaatgtttAACTGTACGgatataataaatatttacttTCACATTGTAATAAAAATTTATCTTGATCACCTTCCTACCCTCAAAGGGTACCAATATGAACATATAAATCCAAATAAGTAATTGAATACTCTATTCTTTAAAGTTTAATGTGAATaaaccaactctaaatttaaCAACTTTTGCAATTATTTACTATAGTTTCTCTCACCAACAACAAATCAACGTGTGACCAAATCATTTCTTTGTGAGATT
This window contains:
- the LOC141675270 gene encoding protein LAZY 1-like codes for the protein MKVLSWMYRKSRKESTEPLKKISFGNSCSCLSAQLSLDEHQHQLQPSYTSANAKQTKRECSRYSSNGLKSDEEEASEQESAIMMSELFRGFLTIGTLGSEPNVAEPTTPKFAISCQSVYEEETLVKETGLKLIHYELEKFLEAEANYVNYDSSERSSFVSTITLSGYQIEGTDAEEDKNMVACPLQQYLFNSSIEYPEIGEETKKEKQSLGELFENDKNNPEQQKEQNAEGRTATKGTCALKFMKKMLRKNHSTSRRSGASANDHAAGNASTKKKLPKVLKLLQKRIYPEISIFPGHKMTKSRKYENKIRHQDGAVPILKKGNHKFPNKAILKKKCNLCEQ